The Streptomyces sp. NBC_01244 genome contains a region encoding:
- a CDS encoding SDR family oxidoreductase has product MGVLKGKTALVTGGSRGIGRAIAERLGRDGALVAVAYGHNAAAAKETVDAIEAAGGRAFAVGAELGVPGGAEALWAAYAAHPLATEEVDILVNNAGAATFAGIGSTDEETYDRVHALNAKAPFFVIRHGLERLRDGGRIVNVTGTPDIALPAILATIMAKGAVNALTVSLAAELAPRNITVNSVGPGIVETDLNAAWLADPAARAHAASRSVFDRIGTPQEVADVVAFLASPDSRWVTGQHLAVTGGLQLSLL; this is encoded by the coding sequence ATGGGCGTGCTCAAGGGGAAGACGGCACTGGTCACGGGCGGCAGCCGGGGCATCGGGCGGGCCATCGCGGAGCGCCTCGGCCGCGACGGGGCGCTGGTCGCGGTGGCCTACGGACACAACGCGGCGGCGGCCAAGGAGACCGTGGACGCCATCGAGGCGGCCGGGGGCCGCGCCTTCGCGGTCGGGGCGGAGCTCGGCGTCCCGGGCGGCGCCGAGGCCCTCTGGGCGGCGTACGCGGCCCACCCGCTGGCCACCGAGGAGGTCGACATCCTGGTGAACAACGCGGGCGCGGCCACCTTCGCCGGCATCGGGTCCACCGACGAGGAGACGTACGACCGGGTGCACGCGCTCAACGCGAAGGCGCCGTTCTTCGTGATCCGGCACGGCCTGGAGCGGCTGCGGGACGGCGGCCGGATCGTGAACGTGACCGGCACCCCGGACATCGCCCTGCCCGCGATCCTCGCCACGATCATGGCCAAGGGCGCGGTGAACGCGCTGACGGTCTCCCTGGCCGCCGAGCTCGCGCCCCGGAACATCACGGTGAACTCGGTGGGTCCCGGGATCGTGGAGACCGACCTCAACGCCGCCTGGCTCGCGGACCCGGCGGCCCGCGCGCACGCCGCCTCCCGCTCCGTCTTCGACCGGATCGGCACCCCGCAGGAGGTCGCGGACGTGGTCGCCTTCCTGGCCTCCCCGGACTCCCGCTGGGTCACGGGGCAGCACCTCGCCGTCACGGGCGGACTCCAGCTCTCGCTGCTGTAG
- a CDS encoding TetR/AcrR family transcriptional regulator, producing the protein MVTGQRGRPRSFDRDAALDKAMLAFWERGYEATSISDLTASLGISAPSLYAAFGDKRKLFDEVVVVYGGRYGDFAAVALAEEPTAREALGRILHEAAEVYTDPAHPPGCMVISAAVNTTSDEVAQALRERREANLVAFESRIRAGVAAGEMPAGTDTWALARYAGAVLQGMSQQSRDGAGREELEAVAELAMRAWPQ; encoded by the coding sequence ATGGTGACCGGACAGCGCGGCAGGCCCCGCTCCTTCGACCGCGACGCGGCGCTCGACAAGGCGATGCTCGCCTTCTGGGAGCGCGGCTACGAGGCGACGTCGATCTCCGACCTGACCGCCTCGCTCGGGATCAGCGCCCCGAGCCTCTACGCGGCCTTCGGTGACAAGCGCAAGCTCTTCGACGAGGTCGTGGTGGTCTACGGAGGCCGCTACGGGGACTTTGCGGCCGTGGCCCTCGCCGAGGAGCCCACCGCCCGCGAAGCGCTGGGGCGGATCCTGCACGAGGCGGCGGAGGTCTACACGGACCCCGCCCACCCGCCGGGCTGCATGGTGATCAGCGCGGCGGTCAACACCACCTCGGACGAGGTGGCGCAGGCGCTGCGGGAACGGCGCGAGGCCAACCTGGTGGCGTTCGAGAGCCGCATCCGGGCCGGTGTCGCCGCCGGAGAGATGCCGGCCGGTACGGACACGTGGGCGCTGGCGCGCTACGCCGGAGCGGTGCTTCAGGGGATGTCCCAGCAGTCGCGCGACGGCGCGGGGCGGGAGGAGCTCGAGGCGGTGGCGGAGCTCGCCATGCGGGCCTGGCCGCAGTAG